In Papio anubis isolate 15944 chromosome 20, Panubis1.0, whole genome shotgun sequence, the genomic window CTGTAACCTGGAAGTTTCCTCCACTtggagttgtcctgcctttctggactgaaacaatgtacatcttacatgtatttgatTGCCTCATGTCTTCCTAAAAGGTATAAAACTaggctgtgccctgaccaccttagGCATGTTTTCAGGGTCTCCTGAGCGCTGTGTCACACACCATGGTCACTCACATTTGGTtcagaataaatcttttcaaatattttacagagtttgactcttttggTGGACATAAGTGATcatcccacttcaacctcccaagtagctgggactacaggcaagcgccaccatgccaggccaatttttggattatatttttttgtagagatgtggtctcactaggttgcccaggctggtctcaaacccctgggctcatgcaatcctccttcctctgcctctcaaagtgctgggattacaggtataagccactacTGAAGGCCCATAATTGGAGAATTTGGAGTCCGATTTTTCTCATTTGGCCATACCTCCTAGGGAAATTTTAGGACCCCAAAACAGCAGCCTTAAGATTGGGCTGGGAGTGCTCTGGAGAAGGCTAAAGCTAGTTACTGCTCCAGCTAGCAAGAGGAGTTAGCATATTAGAGTGAAAGGAAAATCAGACTTTATGTCAAAATACCTAACTTCTTGCCTTGGCTCTGGCCATAGCTAAATGTAAGAAACTCACTGAAGTTTTCCAGATCTCAGGTTCTCTATCTGGAGAATGTGTGGTTTGGAGAAGATGAATTTTAAAGGCTCTTTCAGCACTAAAATTCCACTTCTAGTGTTGAAACATACACAAATCACAGCAGAAATGTTTATTAGTAACGCCTACTGCATACAAAAATTACAGcagaaattgtattaaaaatgtcaaatacatTCATAGTATCTCTCTGTTCTCCCTCAAATTCCCACCTATTCCTCAACTTGTTGAAGCTCAATGGTAAGAAGGCTCCCAGTCAAAAAAGATGTCCTCAGACCCAGGCCCAGAACTGCCTTTTTAGGAAAAGTGAATAATTGATGGCAGCAGCAATGGCAACAGTAGCTGTAACCCCCCAAACAGGAATGGGAAGACAGGTGGCCCCATTTTCAGTCTTTCGAGGTTGAGTGAGAAGCTGACGTGGGCACACTTCCCTCACAAACATGGGTCCTACTGCTAAGATTCCAGACATCAGCCTGCAGCCAATCGTGGCTGTACAGCCTTTGACCTCCACAGACGACTCAATGCCACCTATGGAACAAAGAaggatggggagagacagagatgttTTAGGACATCAGAGGAGAATCCAGTCCCCCCTCATCCCTGGAGAGCTTAGTGTCAGAATCTCTTGGGATCCACTCAAATGGTCTTCCAGCCTCTGAAACTATCAGATGTTCATTTCAGTTTACCTCCAGTGATCTCAAGTTTTCCTTGATAGCATCGAGTTGTACCATTGggacagagaagagaaggagcattGAAACAGGTCCCCAAAGCCACACAGGTTGGGCAATGGAGGGTTGTTGACATGGTGGAAGCTGGAGGGAAACGAGAGAGACAGTTAAGGGCAGGTCCTGCCTCCAGAGGTCTTGCTCCTTGCTGCCTTGTCTTCCCCAAGATTTTCCTGCAGATGCCACTCTAATCAAGGCCCATTACTGCAGCCTCCCCATCCTTCTCCAGCTGGTGCTCTCTGCTGTGAAATCTCCATCAATCTGACTTCCAACCTCTGCGGAGGTGTGAAGATACAGAGATAAAAAGGACATAGTTCCTGTCATCTAGCATCTCTGTCTAGGAGAAAGACATGTGAGTAATCAACTCAGTAGCTGCTGTGTTCAAGGTATAATGACAAAGGAATAGAGGAATATCCAACTACCTAAAagaatttggtaaatattttcaaagagctgATACCTGAGTTGACATGGAGGATGAACAGGGGTTAGCTATGTGaaaatggggtggggaggggtagTAAGGGACAGCAAGGGCAAAGGTCAGGTGGTGTGAGCCATCTGGGTGGATTCAGGGAATTGTGAGAAGTTGCAGGGCTGATACTCAGCTTGTAGGCCCAGCTATTTctttgagctgatttttttttttttttttttttttagtagagacggggtttcaccgtgttagccaggatggtctcgaactcctgacctcgtgatccgcccgtctcggcctcccaaagtgctggattacaggcttgagccaccgcgcccggccaccaacATCCATTTTGATTGGCCAGTGCCATCTACATTGTTAAGCATTTTGAGTATTAGCCCCAGAAACACACAGTAaatgagagagggaagagagggaaatgAAGCTGAAAAGACAGGCAGGGCCAAGTTACTATAGGCCTTGTTAATTGGGGAACTGAGCTGTTCTCATGCAGCAATGGGAAACCAATACTTGTTAGACTGATAAAACCACCCTGCTCAGAAACCTACACCGATGcttattgcttttttctttttttagatggagtcttgctctctctcccaggctgaagtgcagtggcacactattggcccactgcaacctttgcctcctgggttcaagcaattctcctgcctcagcctcccgagtggctgggattacaggtgtgtgccaccaggccaagctaatttttgtatttttaatagaggcagggtttcaccatgttggccaggctgtcttgaatccctgacctcaggcaatccacctcaCCCGGCCTGTCTTATTGCTTAATAAACACAAAACCCAGTTTATACTCCAGCCTTCACTGGTGTCTCTCTGCTCTGAGCAGTGTTTAGATCCCAGTGaacaattcagaaaaataaaattacttgaaCTGTGAGGTACTTTGGGGTATGGGCCACTTAGGCTAAGCCAAGTCAGAATGCAAAGGGAGGCCATGCACACGCTCTTTATGGAGTTTCTCTTAGTACCTATCTCGCCCACTTCCAGGGTACCTGTGGTCTCACTGAACTCCCAAAACTGAGACAGGCTGTCTTTGTCATTACAGAAGGAATCCTCGCAGTAGTTACTGTAGGAGATCACAATCAGGCCGGGGTGTGGAGAGTGCTGGACAATTGTTATGGCCTCCTCCCCGTCTGGGATGCAGCCCTTCATGGCCAAAATGGCTGTCTCAGTCCCTGTTATGTGACAGGAAGGAGGGGAAATGGATGGTGGCCCTCAGGATTGGCCTGGACGAAGGGAACAAGCATTAACATGGACATAATCCACCTCCCTCCTACCCAGCCCAACTGCCCCATCTCATTTCACCTGCTTTAATCATTAGTACGGTTTCCTGGCAAAGTGCCCCTTTGTCACAAGTCTCAACTTCCTCTGTGGTCCAGTTAAACATATTGGCTGGATCCGCTTCCACAGTCATGGACAGACCCTTTTGACAATACAGTTCTAGGCCCGCTGGGGAGAAAACGAGAAGAGGGTAAGCACTTCTCCATGGGCCAAGGCGGCTCCTTTTTCATCATCAGTCCACCTTCTGTGACACACTGCTCTCCCCTACGTCCCTTATACGCACAGGTCAGGAGGGAGGGTCCTAGGACCAGGAGGATCAGCAAATGCTGGATACGAGGGGTTCCCATGGCTTCTTCTGGAGAGGTTTGGGAGGAGCTGGTCTGGATCTGTGAATTTGATGGAGAGAAAGCAACTAACTTTTCAGTCAGAGCGCATGAGATCAAATCTAGGTCCTGGCAAGTACTGACTTCAGGGTGGGGTGTTTTAatctgcgtttttttttttttttttttttgagatggagtcttacactgtcgcctaggctggagtgcagtggcgcaatctccgctcactgcctctgttcccgggttcaagcgattctccagcttcagcctcccaagtagccaggattacaggtgcccaccaccacacccggtgaattttttgtatttttagtagagatggggtttcaccatactggtcaggctggtcttgaactcctgacttcaggtgatccgcccgcctcggcccctcaaagtgctgggattccaggcatgagcccccgcgcccggcctcacagtGGGGTTTATAGTGTATATGACCACGACCTCTGAAGTCGTTCTGTCCCTAATCGGCTTGAGAGCTGGAGCGAGTTCACAGGTTTATCGTGCCCCggtttttcatggtttttattCTCAGGCCCAGCCACCCAGTGCCCTCCAACTTCAGGATCAGGAGTGTGGCCCTGAAGGCCGCTTCTCCTTCAGTCTCAGGGGTCCCTTACATTCTCTCAGGGACCCAGAATCTcagtccccagccccagccccatcaGAACCCGGGATTCTGAGAGCCCAGCCCCGTCCTATGTAAGAATCGAGGAGTTTGGGTTCCAACCACCTTTTCCCACGGGACACGCCATTCTGGGCCCCTCCTCTCTCAGGCCCGGGAGCCCAGGCCCTCAACCCTCATTCCCCTCAGAGCCAGGATCTGGGTCCCCAGCCTTCTCTTTCCTCAGAATCCAGGAATCTGAGTCCCTAgccttctttttgtctttaaagaAGCAAAGTTTCCGCCGGCTTCCAGGCAGACGCCTCACAAGAATCTCACGACGCCAAAGTTGAGGCCCGGAATGCCTTCTCCCCGGGCTTGGCATTCTTCTAGGCCTCTCCAAGGCCGGGCCAGCCTGGCCACACAGCACTCGAAACCCCATTGGTGGACGCAAAAGCATCGGATAAATTCattggatgagcctggaggaacACGGCACCTCATTGGCCACAGAGAAGTCAATTCCTGGCAATCTCGGAGGGTGCGCATGCTCGGAAGGCGAGGGCGGGCAAACCGACAGGAAGAGCCCGCCTGTATTTGCAGCCTCAGGCAGGCAGTGCAGAGTGGGCTGTGCTTTGCAAGATGGCCTCGCCTagcccttttctctttttgcgCTCAGTTGTCTCTGCTTCTCCAGCCACACTAGGAGGTCAGACCCTTGGCCCTCACTCACGGAACTTATCTCCTCACCCAAACGGCCTCTCATGTtcccagcctggcctctgcctcGGCACCCACCTTAGTGGCCCTGGCTGCTGGGAGTCAGCTTGGCCTCTTCACTCCTCACTTACAGTGGCCCCTGCGCAGCCCAGGCGTCTTCCTCTGATTCTATCGCACCGGCCTCCTCGTGGTCTCCTGGAGGGCTGAATCCAGGAATGCCCCCTTCAGCGTCACTTTGGGCACCCCGAATGCATGCATGAGCAGTAGCTGTGACGGCACAGGCTGCTGTCAGGTCGAACCCACGTGTCTGTGTCAGGACCAAGAAGAAGACATGTCACTTGGATTTGTTGCTCATGGCTGGCAGTTCACTTTCACATGTATGTAAGcttccattctcttttcttcttcttctcccctcccctcccttcccttcccttcccctcccctcccctcccctcccctcccctcccctcctcttttttcttttctttttgatggagttttgccctttttgcccaggctagagtgcaatggcgcaatttcggctccctgcaacctcctcctcccgggttcaagcgattctcctaccacagcctcccaggtagctgggattacaggcatgcgtcaccacgcctggctaatttttgtattttttttttttggagacagagtctctctatcccccaggctggagtagagtgacgcgatctcagctcactgcaacctccctctcccaggttcaagtgattctcatgcctcagcctcccctgagtagctgggattacaggcacctgctaccacacccggctaatttttgtatttttagtagagacggggtttcgccatgttgaccaggctggtcgtgaactcctgacctcaggtgatacgcctgcctcggccttccaaagtactgggattacagacgtgagccaccatgcccagcctatgtaAGGTTTCCAGATGTGACATGAAGTCgtagcaggacgagctgcagacaaaactcctcagacactggatTAAAgaataaagaggtttatttggctgcGAGCATCGGCAGACTTGCATCTTAAGAGCCAGCTccctgaaaaataaattcttggccttttttttttgatggaatctcgctctgtcgcccaggctggagtgcagtggtgcaaacttggctcactgcctctgcctcccgagttcacgccattctccggcctcaacctcccgagtagctgggaccacagtgcccgccacctcgcccagctaattttttgtgtttttagtagagatggggtttcaccatattagccaggatagtctggatctcctaaccttgtgatctgcctgcctcggcctcccaaagtgctgggattacaggtgtgagccattgcgcccagccaatGCTTGGCCTTTtaaaaggcttacaactttaaggggtccacgtgaaagggtcgtgataaatcgAGCAAATGTGGGAAACGTGACTAGGGGCTACATGCAACagctaacagaacagaaagttttgcaatgatttttctctttttttttttttgagacagagtctcgctctgtcacccaggctagagtgcagtggtgcaatcttggttcactgcaagctccatctcccaggttcacgccattctcctgcctcagcctcccgagtagctgggactacaggcgcctgacaccatgcctggctaatttttttgtatttttagtagagatggggtttcaccgtgttagccaggatggtctcgatctcctgacctcatgatccacccacctcggccccccaactgtgcccagccctgcagtGCTTTTTCATACATAGTCTGGAATTTACAggtaacacaagtagtttaggtcaggggttgatgttattattattactttttttaactcCTGGGGTCGGGcggtggtgccaaggttgtctggctatttaccttacttctgtttctttctatctttttgtttctcactttcctcctgtcttgtgaactaggcaaggtggagggaggagagtagcaggagtagtagtggtctccttccttaaaGTAAGGCAACGCTTTGTATACTTTCAGAATTGGTACTGATTCTGTAAGTTACAGTATCAAtgagtatttttaatagagaaaatgcCACAATAAGAAAGGGATTGGTAAAGCTCCAATCCCTTTGTTATCTTTGAACTGTTATCGTTGAATGATCACATGTCAAAGGATCTGGGAAGAATGTGTGGCAGTTTTCAGCCCCTGTCTGACCCTTGAGGGCTCATGCTTGGGAAAGTAATCACCTTGTTGAGTCACTCTCTAGATGACCTGGTCACAGAGTCCCTCCATCTCACACTTAGAAGAGACCTTGGAAGCCTAAGTGCTCTCCACCTCTATTCTTCACCCCATTTCTGATTCAACAGCTCCAGGGACCTCCTCTTGCCCCGtgacatagtttggatatttgtcccccacccaaatctcatgttgaaatgtaattcccagtgttggaggtgcaacctggtggaaggtgtttgggtcatgggggcggatccttcatgacttggtgctgtccttgcaatgGTGAGTGAGTCCTTGCCAGATCTGGTTGTTGAAGTTTGTGGCACCTCCCCTTCctactctctcttgctccccttCTCTGGCCTGCATCCTTTCGCCATCAGTAAAAGCtctctgagacctccccagaaggagattctggcaccatgcttcctgtacagctgcagaaccttgagccaattaaacctcttttcttttttttttttctttttattattattatactttaagttctagggtacatgtgcataacgtgcaggtttgttacatatgtatacttgtgccatgttggtgtgctgcacccatcaactcgtcatttacatcaggtataactcccaatgcaatctctcccccctcccccctcccccctccccatgataggccccggtgtgtgatgttccccttcccgagtccaagtgatctcattgttcagttcccacctatgagtgagaacatgtggtgtttggttttctgttcttgtgatagtttgctaagaatgatggtttccagctgcatccatgtccctacaaaggacacaaactcatccatttttatggctgcatagtattccatggtgtatatgtgccacattttcttaatccagtctgtcactgatggacatttgggttgattccaagtctttgctattgtgaatagtgccgcaatcaacatacgtgtgcatgtgtctttatagcagcatgatttataatcctttgggtatatacccagtaatgagatggctgggtcatatggtacatctagttctagatccttgaggaatcgccatactgttttccataatggttgaactagtttacaatcccaccaacagtgtaaaagtgttcctatttctccacatcctccccagcacctgttgtttcctgactttttaatgatcgccattctaactggtgtgaggtggtatctcattgtggttttgatttgcatttctctgatggccagtgatgatgagcattttttcatgtgtctgttggctgtatgaatgtcttcttttgagaaatgtctgttcatatcctttgcccactttttgatggggttgtttgtttttttcttgtaaatttgtttgagttctttgtaggctctagatattagccctttgtcagatgagtagattgcaaaaatgttctcccattctgtaggttgcctgttcactctgatggtagtttcttttgctgtgcagaagctctttagtttaattagatcccatttg contains:
- the TEX101 gene encoding LOW QUALITY PROTEIN: testis-expressed protein 101 (The sequence of the model RefSeq protein was modified relative to this genomic sequence to represent the inferred CDS: deleted 1 base in 1 codon), yielding MGTPRIQHLLILLVLGPSLLTSGLELYCQKGLSMTVEADPANMFNWTTEEVETCDKGALCQETVLMIKAGTETAILAMKGCIPDGEEAITIVQHSPHPGLIVISYSNYCEDSFCNDKDSLSQFWEFSETTASTMSTTLHCPTCVALGTCFNAPSLLCPNGTTRCYQGKLEITGGGIESSVEVKGCTATIGCRLMSGILAVGPMFVREVCPRQLLTQPRKTENGATCLPIPVWGLQLLLPLLLPSIIHFS